Proteins found in one Pseudomonadota bacterium genomic segment:
- a CDS encoding DUF2059 domain-containing protein, with amino-acid sequence MKRVTTGLRRCRHAFLGALACALLPVQALADNVQAVFDRAGLGVQVDAIGPQIRDAFDAAWLDIGHGDDDPMADTVRETIDTAFSADAARDAMLDALTTELTSRERDEVLQWFESEVGKRILRAEQLAVHSDITAFEDYLDGEGSTPLDAEREAVFYQLDGALGSTLGAARLLMQFDLAVAIAQQAAYADAYDPADSALPFALPSVDEYAAAVTSHVLAHHQFAFRDISTLDLKRYIAFASSASGARYAAAVQQGLEQAINGGTWTLITRLLERERPAGQLMTRLTL; translated from the coding sequence ATGAAGAGAGTCACCACAGGCCTGCGGCGGTGCCGCCACGCGTTCCTCGGCGCGCTGGCGTGTGCACTGCTGCCCGTGCAGGCCCTCGCGGACAACGTGCAGGCCGTGTTTGACCGCGCGGGGCTCGGCGTGCAGGTTGACGCGATCGGGCCGCAGATCCGCGACGCATTCGACGCCGCCTGGCTCGACATCGGACACGGTGACGACGACCCGATGGCCGACACGGTGCGCGAGACCATCGACACCGCCTTCTCGGCTGACGCTGCACGCGACGCCATGCTCGACGCACTGACCACCGAACTGACGTCACGCGAGCGCGACGAGGTGCTGCAGTGGTTCGAATCCGAGGTCGGCAAGCGCATCCTGCGCGCCGAGCAGCTTGCCGTGCACAGCGACATCACCGCGTTCGAGGACTACCTCGATGGGGAGGGCAGCACACCGCTGGACGCCGAGCGTGAAGCAGTGTTCTACCAACTCGACGGTGCGCTCGGTTCGACGCTCGGCGCCGCCCGCCTGCTGATGCAATTCGACCTTGCGGTCGCGATCGCGCAACAAGCCGCGTACGCCGACGCCTACGACCCGGCCGACAGCGCACTCCCGTTCGCCCTGCCGAGCGTCGACGAGTACGCAGCCGCGGTCACCTCGCACGTCCTGGCCCACCACCAGTTCGCGTTTCGCGACATCAGTACCCTGGACCTCAAGCGTTACATCGCCTTCGCCAGTTCGGCGAGCGGGGCGCGCTACGCCGCAGCCGTGCAACAGGGCCTCGAGCAGGCGATCAACGGTGGCACCTGGACGTTGATCACGCGCCTGCTCGAACGCGAGCGGCCCGCCGGTCAACTGATGACACGCCTGACGCTCTGA
- a CDS encoding histone: MATRKTTTTRTTKAVRKAPAKKATAAKSTKRAPAKAAAKKAPAKKAPVKKAATKTAAAKKPVARKAPVKKAAVKKTATKTVTKRAPAKAAKSTAKKPVARKAPVKKAAVKKTATKTVAKRAPAKAAKSTAAKKPVARKAPVKKASVKKTATKTVAKRAPAKAAKSTAKKPVARKAPVKKAAVKKTATKTVTKRAPAKAAKSTAAKKPAARKPVARKAPVKKAAARKAVARKTAKR, encoded by the coding sequence ATGGCAACCCGCAAAACGACCACAACCCGCACAACCAAAGCCGTTCGCAAGGCACCGGCCAAGAAAGCCACTGCTGCGAAAAGCACCAAGCGCGCGCCGGCCAAAGCCGCTGCGAAGAAGGCGCCGGCAAAGAAAGCCCCGGTGAAGAAAGCCGCCACCAAAACCGCTGCTGCCAAGAAGCCCGTCGCCCGCAAGGCACCGGTCAAGAAGGCCGCGGTGAAGAAGACTGCCACCAAGACCGTCACCAAGCGTGCACCGGCCAAGGCGGCCAAATCCACTGCAAAGAAGCCCGTCGCCCGCAAGGCACCGGTCAAAAAGGCTGCGGTGAAGAAGACTGCCACCAAGACCGTCGCCAAGCGCGCTCCGGCCAAGGCGGCCAAATCCACGGCTGCCAAGAAGCCCGTCGCCCGCAAGGCACCGGTCAAGAAGGCTTCGGTGAAGAAGACCGCAACCAAGACCGTCGCCAAGCGTGCACCGGCGAAAGCTGCCAAATCCACTGCCAAGAAGCCCGTCGCCCGCAAGGCACCGGTCAAGAAGGCTGCGGTGAAGAAGACCGCAACCAAGACCGTCACCAAGCGTGCACCGGCGAAAGCTGCCAAATCCACGGCTGCCAAGAAGCCCGCCGCGCGCAAGCCGGTGGCCCGCAAGGCGCCGGTGAAAAAGGCCGCTGCCCGCAAGGCCGTGGCGCGCAAGACGGCCAAGCGCTGA